The genomic DNA CTGTCGTAGTAAGGCGGGATCATATAACCAGGATATGCAGCAGAATCGACCCTTACACCTACACCGCCTGGAGGCAGATACATTTCGATCCTTCCCGCAGAGGGCATGAAGTTCTTTTCAGGATTTTCCGCATTGATGCGGCACTCGATCGCCCACCCGTTGAAGGTCACATCTTCTTGTGTAAGGGAAAGTTTCTCCCCTGAAGCCACACGGATCTGTTCCTTGATGAGGTCGACACCAGTGACTTGCTCCGTCACGGGATGTTCGACTTGGATACGGGTATTCATCTCCATGAAATAGAAGGATTGCTGATTGTAATCATAGATAAATTCTACCGTGCCGGCACCTGTATAATCAACCGCTTCTGCTGCTTTTACAGCAGCATCCCCCATTCTTTCCCGAACTTCTTCGTTCAAGGCAGGTGACGGGCTTTCTTCAAGGAGCTTTTGAAGACGACGTTGGATCGTGCAGTCACGCTCCCCGAGGTGGATGACGTTCCCGAAATTGTCTGCCATGACCTGGATCTCGACGTGACGGAAATCCTCGATGAATTTCTCGATATAGACACCCGGGTTCCCGAATGCCGTCATTGCTTCCTGCTGGGTGATGTTGACACCCTTCACGAGTTCTTCTTCGGTCTTCGCAACACGGATCCCTTTACCCCCACCACCGGCAGTTGCCTTGATGATGACAGGATATCCCATGGATTCAGCAAGTGCAACTGCTTCTTCTGCATCCTTGACGATCCCTTTGGAGCCGGGAACGACAGGTACACCTGCTTCGCGCATCGTTTCACGCGCCACATCCTTCGTACCCATTTTCGAAATGGCTTCAGGTGATGGGCCGATGAATGTGATGTGGCATTCGCGGCATAGTTCCGCGAAATCAGAGTTCTCCGCAAGGAAGCCATAGCCTGGATGGATTGCATCACAGCCTGTGAGCTTCGCAACAGAGATGATGTTCGTGAAATTCAGGTAGCTGTCTTTCGACGTCTTAGGACCGATACAATATGCTTCATCGGCCAGCTGTACGTGTAGTGCTTCTTTATCTGCTTCGGAGTAGACGGCTACGCTTTCGATGTCCATATCCCGGCAAGCCCGGATGATACGGACGGCGATTTCTCCCCGATTGGCAACTAATACTTTCTTAATCATGAGTCCATTCGCTCCTTATTCAGGTTTCACCAAGAACAATGGCTGACCGTATTCGACCAGTTGACCATCCTTCACTAGGATCTCGGCGATTTCCCCTTTTACTTCGGCTTCGATTTCGTTGAATAGCTTCATGGCTTCGACGATGCAGACAACGGAATTCTCATCCACTTTGGAGCCCAGTTTCACATAGGCACCTGATTCTGGTGAAGAGGATTGATAGAATGTCCCCACCATCGGTGACGTGATGGTATGAAGATTCGATTGATCTGCCGGTGCCTCCGCTGCCGGTGCTTCCTGCTTTGGTGCAGGTGCTGCTGCAGCCGGAGCCTGCTGGATGGCCTGAACGGCCGGTTCGCGTACCTCTTGTACGGCTTGTACTTGTTGAACAGCGTTCTTCTTCAGCTTGATTTTGGAACCTTCATGCTCGTATGTAAATTCATCCACACTTGATTGGTCTACCAATTTGATTATTTCCCGGATTTCTTGGATTTTTAACACAACTTTACACCCCTCTTAATGGTTAACTAATTATGACTAGCTACTAATATCATACGATAATATCTAGTCTAAATTCAACATATGATTCTTGATGTGGTGGGACTTACCTATCCCTTACCCTTATTCTAGACCTTTTCAACAAAAAAATAAAATGGTTACCCGAAAAAATGGAGGACAAAAAAAGCCTGACCCCCTTTTCCGGGAAATCAGGCTGTGGACCGGTCTCAATTATTCGGCTGGAACTCTACTGCAACCGGCTTCAATTGACCGACTTCACTTTTGACGAGGCGGATGATTTCATTTGCCTCAGTGGCGCTGTGCTCTTTATCAGACTTGACCGTAATACGGACATTCTCTGCTGATGCCCTCACGAGTGCATCCTTATAGCCCATCGTTTTGATCAGCGTTTCAAGGACTTCTTCTGTCATGGCCGAGTCCTTCAGGTTTTCCATCTCTTCATAGGCAGCACTCTTATCTTCTGCTGAAACTTCCGGATCTCCCACCTTCGCTTCAAGTTCTTCCCTCATCTGATCCCGCTTCTCATTCACTTCGATGCGGAGCGCTTCGAACATTTCATTGCCGGCAGCATCTGTCACCACTTCCACATCACCCGATGTTTCTTTGTCCTTTGCCCCTTTTTTCGCATCTTCTGCAGCGAAATCCGTAGCCTGCTGCGTAGGTGAAGTGATGTAGTATACAGATAGGACAATCACAAGGCTCAGCATTGTCAACAACCATACCGTTTGCTTTTTCAATAACATGTATCGTTTCCCCCTTATTTTTTCGGTAGGACCGAAACCCGATGGCTTGGTACATCCAGCGTGCGGGTCACTGCCTCGATGATCCATTTTTTCAGCTGTATATTATCGGCTCCCTTGGCTACCACCAGGACTCCGCTTACTTTTGGTTTTTTTGTTTCTTTGATGATGGGAACTTCTTTCTCTCCATCACGGATGATCACGATCTGCTCTTCCTTGTTGCTTTCCTGGATGGACCGTTCCCCGCCTTGCTTGTCTACCTCATCGGTCTTCTGGTTGGATTGGGTCGCATTTTTCTCGAACACCTTGCTCTCGGTTGCTTCGACGTTGACGACGACATGGGCTTCGCTCACCCCGACAATTTGATCGAGCGCTTCCTTGAGCTGATTCTTATAATGTTCTTCATATTCTTTCATCAGCTGCTCCGTATCGGATTCTTTAGACCCAAAAGCCGGTACCTCTTCAGGACTACTGGAAACTTCGACGGCATCGTTCTTTGGTACCCATAGATCACTCATCAGCATAAAGGCTACCCCGAGGAGCAAAACGATCAGGACGTATTGATATTTCTTCCCTTTCTTACCTGGCGGAGGGTTTGGCCTTTCTTTTGAAAACCATTCCTTCAATGCTTGAATCGGTCCTTTATCGATATTCACGGGATGAATTCCCCCCTTCGACTGAAATGATTAGTTGATCCTGGGTTAGATTCCATTTTTCTGCTAGAAATGAGGCGATCCCTGAGTTGTCCTCTGTTTCTTTCCGGCTTACCTTCTGATCTTGTGAATCGATTTCCACCATCTGTACCGCCTCTACCGAATCATCTTTTTCCTCCGTCAGATGAACCGTGACGCTCGTGATGCTTTCTGGTAACCGGTCCAGATCTTCGGCCTGTATGCTCACACTGTCAATGACTTTGTTATGCCGGTCCATCATCTCCTTTTCAGCATCATTTTTCATTTGGACAGCCATTTGTTCTAAAATATATGCACGCTGTGAAGCTTGTATTTCTTTTTTCTTCGATTCAATCGAATTTTCTACAGATTGACTGGTTGATTGCTTCCAATCCATGGACGCAAGGGCTGCGTCAAAATCGGTTGTGAACAATTTAAGAAGTGGCGTCAAGATGATGGTGATCAGGATGAGGCCAGTGACGATTTTGGCATACTTCTTCATGTTCGAGCTTGGCAGGAGCATGTCGATGACCGTCGCCAACAGGATGAATACGATGATGTTCGTGATCCATTCGGTTAAAAATGACATCGGGAATCCCCCCCTTTAGAATGTCGTTACCGGACCATCATGGTAATGTTCCCTGCAGCCACGATGATCGTGATGCTTAGGAAAAACATGAACGATACGATGGCCAGGGCAGCAAAGACATAAATAATGCTTTTTGATATGGTATCGAGACATTCGATCACCGGTCCCCCGCCAAGGGGCTGGAGGAGGGCGGCAGCCAGTTTGTAGATGAACGCGATCATCAGGATCTTGATGGCCGGGAAGGCAGCAATCAGTAAGATGATGGCCACCCCTGCAATCCCCACGGTGTTCTTAAGGAGGACCGAAGCGCTGATGACCGTATCGGTTGCATCGGTGAACATCCTGCCGATCACGGGTACGAAATTCCCGGTGACGAATTTGGCCGTCCTGATCGACACACCATCCGAGACGGCGGCAGTGGTCCCTTGGACTGAGATCACGCCCAGAAAAATGGTCATGAAAGCGCCCAATAGCCCGATGCTCCACGTTCTGAGGAGCTGGGCGAGCTGCGTGACCTTATAGTGGGTCGATAGGGTGCTCACGATGCTCAGAAGCGTGGAAAGGAATAAGAGGGGCAGAACGACATTCTTGATCAATATACCGCTTGTATTCATGAGGAAGATGATGACCGGGTGAAAGAAGGCGGCTGATATGAGGCCTCCTGATGCTGCAATCAATGCCAGCAGGAGCGGGATAAGGGCAATGATGAAGTTGACCATGGTGGTGATCGCCTCATACGTATAATCAATGGCCACGTGGAAGCTGTTCAGGGCGATGATGATCAGGACCATGAAGACGATTCCATAGGCGACCTTGCTGACATTCCCACCCTCAAACGCATTCTGTAGCGACTGAAGGAACATGCTGAAGATCGTGAGGAGGATCAACGTCCCTAGAAGCTTGCCGTTCATCATCAACTCCTGGAATGCAAAATGCAGGAGTCCAGTGAACCATGCTTTGAACGAAAACTCCTTCTCTCCTTTGATGAAGTCGATGAGGCTGCCCTTCTGACTTTCAGGCAGGAATCCCCCGTAATCATCCACGATGCTTGTCCAATATCCTTTCAACTCGTCGATACCGAGATGATCGATCTGCTCATTGATCATTTCATCCTGGAGGCTTGCATCCTCCTCCGCGTTTCCTTCAGCCTGTCCTGTTGCAGGGAATAAGAAGATGATTAATAGGATGAGCACTAGCGTGCGTTGGATGGTTTTCATGATTTCCCCCCTCGGGAACGGTTCAAGTGGACGGGATCATATTGATGATTGTCTCGATGATGACCGTCAATATCGGGATGGCCATGGCAAGGATGAGGATCTTCCCGGCAAGCTCCACCTTGGCAGCGATGGCACCCTCCCCTGCATCCCTCGTGATATGTGCTGCAAATTCAGCTATATAGGCGATTCCGATGATCTTCAGGATCGTCTGGACATACACAAGGTTCACGTTTGCATTTGCTGCCAGTTTCTCAAGCATGTGAATGATGGCATAGATCTGATCAATGAGGAACAGAAAGATCGAGCAGCCGACAAAAACGATGAGCAGGAAGGCAAAGTTCGGCTTCTGTTCCTTGATGAGCAAGGCCAGGAAGGTCGAGACAAGTGCGATTCCGACTATCTGGATGATCTCCATCGTCGTCCCCCCCTTTCCTATCCCTGATACAAGAAGACCGATTTGATCTTTTGGAATAATTCATCCACGATGGAGGCCACCATGAACAGAATATAGATGAAGCCGAATAACGTCACCCACTGGGCATATTCCTTCTTTCCCATCTGATCAAGGATCGTGTGCAGGAAAGCAACAACGATCCCCACCCCTGCAATTTTAAAAATGATATCCACGTCTATTCCCATCTTGCGTTCCTCCTTCGCGTCACAGCAGAAGGATGATGAGAAGCAGCCCCGTCAAGAAACCGAGGCTCTTAGTCATCCGTTCATACTTCTTCTGCTTCTCGGCCGCTTCTACTTCTTCTCGTTCCAAGTGCAGCATGGCAAGCCTGATATGCTTTTGTTCCGTGACAATGTCATGACGGCCGAGCGTCTGTCCAAACTGTTTGAGGATCTCGTAATCCTCCTTCTTGAGGGCGGTCATTTTCCATATTACATCCAGGCTTTCCTCCCAAGCCCTCCGCACGGATATTTCCTCCTTGGTCAACTTCCTTGAGAAAGAATCAAAGATCAGGGATACAGGGGATGTGAGCTGCGATGATATCTTCCTGGCCGCTTCATGAAGCGGGGTATGGCTATAGGTGATCTCAGCCTCAAGATACTGAAGTGCCGACTTCAATGAGCGTAATTGTTTCGGACGCTCCGTCAGGACTTTTGATAGCTCAAATCCTGCCCACGAAGTGGATAGGAGAATGAAGATCGCACCGATGATTTTGATCATGTAGCTCTGAGCCTTGATGGTGAAAGCAGCTTGCCATCTGCATCGAGCACACGATGGATCACACCAGGCTCTCCCCCCTTTTTCAGCTCCACGAATCGATCAAATGTATGGAGGGCCATGACATCCCTGATCACCGGGCGCTTTTTTACCTCTTCAAGGGAATCACCGTGGACCGTAGTGATCAAGGTGATCCCTGCATTGACGGCCTCCTGAATGGCGGTACCGTCTTCTTGACGGCCGATTTCATCCACGATAAGCACATCGGGGCTCATGGAACGGATAAGCATCATCATGCCTTCTGCTTTCGGACAGGCATCCAGTACATCGATACGCTGGCCGAATGACAACTGAGGTACGCCTTCCACGCACCCTGCAATCTCCGATCGTTCATCCACGATGCCCACTTTCGCCGGTGGGATCCGTTCACTAGGCACCCCGCTTGAAACCATGCGTGCTATATCCCTCAGCAGCGTGGTTTTCCCGGTCTGAGGAGGGCCGATGATCATCGTATGTTTCCACCCTCTTCCAGAAAGGTAGGGGATGAGGGGCTCGGCGATCCCGATCTTTTGACGGGCGACCCGGATGTTGAAGGAGGACAGATTCCGTATGCCTTTCACGACTCCTCCTTCGAGGATGACTTTACCGGCAAGGCCGACCCGGTGTCCTCCTTCAATGGTGATATATCCTCGTCTCAGCTCCTCTTCCAATGCATAAAACGAGTGCTTGGACAGTTTGTTGATCAGGTTTTCGCTATCTTCTGCGGTGACTGTGTACGGGAGGAAATGGGGCTTTCCCCTCGACGTCACTTCCAGTTCTCTATGGGTTCTTACCCTTATCTCTTCAATGGATTCTAGCAATGGTTGCGGCAGGAGCTGAATATGGCTGGATATAGTGGTGGGAAGCATGGCCAGGATCTCTTGCATGAACTTTACCTCCTAACGAAATTCCATCACGGGATATGTACAAGCTCCCTGATAATACAATGTATTTCGCCAAGGGTCGGTTTATGACAGATTGTTCGGAGAGGTTCAGGAATGGGAGTATCAGGGCGGAGAAAGGGACCGTTTCGGCAAATAAAAAAAAGCCAAGCGGAATTTCCGCTTGGCTTTCTGTTTGGATTATGCGCGTGATACGTATGAACCATCCGTTGTGTTTACAACCAATTTATCCCCTTCATTGACGAAGAAAGGAACGTTCACCACAAGTCCGGTTTCCGTTTTGGCAGGTTTTGATCCGCCGGAAGCCGTATCACCTTTGATTCCAGGCTCTGTTTCTGTTACTTCGAGCTCAACCGTGTTCGGAAGCTCGACGCCCAACGTTTCACCTTGATACATCATGATGGAAACTTCCATGTTTTCTTTAAGATATTTCAATTCATATTCGATGGAAGGAGCCGGAAGTTCGATTTGCTCGTAGCTCTCGTTGTCCATGAATACGTGCATATCCCCATTGGCATAAAGATATTGCATGCGGCGGTTATCAATTTGGGCTTTGCCCACTTTTTCACCTGCACGGAATGTTTTCTCCTGGATCGCACCTGTACGCAGGTTACGTAGCTTGGAGCGTACGAAAGCCGCTCCCTTACCAGGCTTAACGTGTTGGAAATCCATCACGCGCCAGATCCCGTTGTCTACTTCGATGGTTAGTCCTGTACGAAAATCATTAACTGAAATCATGTATGTTCCTCCTACTATATAATAATCCTGTCTGCCATCAGAATGGCAAGATGATCAATTCTTTCGACGAATGCATGAGGTTGTCATTACCATCCTCAGTGATCACCAGATCATCCTCGATCCGCACGCCCCCGACACCCGGTACGTAAATACCAGGTTCTACCGTGACGATCATACCCGGCTCAAGGGTCGTTTCCGATCTGAATGATAGCCCGGGACCCTCGTGGACTTCAAGTCCGATCCCGTGTCCTAGTGAATGGCCGAAACAGTCCCCATACCCTTTTTCGGTTATGTAGTCTCGACTGATGGCGTCAGCTTCCTTACCGGTCATGCCGGGTTTGATCTGTTCGACAGCCATCAATTGGGATTGCAGGACGATGCCGTAGATTTCCTTCAGCTTCTCGCTGGGCTCACCGACAGAAATGGTCCTTGTCATATCTGAAGCATATCCATTATAGTATGCACCAAAGTCAAGGGTTACAAAATCCCCTTTTTCAATGACTTTCTCGCTTGCCACCCCGTGAGGCATGGCAGAACGGAGTCCCGATGCGACGATGGTATCGAATGAAGAACTGGTCGCGCCTTGCTTCCGCATGAAGAACTCCATTTCATTGGAAACGTCCAGCTCGGTCAAACCAGGTCTGATGTAATCCAGGATATGCTTGAATGTAGCTTCGGCGATGTCCGCAGCATACTTAATTATCTTAATCTCTTCAGGAGTCTTAATCAAGCGTAATTTTTCCACTACACCCGACACCGGGACGAATTCGGCACTCAGGGCAGCCTGATAGGTGGTGAATGCATCATAGGTCATATAGTCCTTCTCGAAGCCGACCGTCTTCAGTCCAAGTTCCTGGACCTGTTTGGCTACCTCGTCGTGAATCGGACCTTTATGCTGGATGATATCATATCCGATAGCCTGCTCCGCAGCCTGCTCGGTATAGCGGAAGTCCGTGATGAATAGCGCCTTATCCGCTGAAATGAGCACCACACCTGCGGATCCCGTGAAGTTGGTCATATAGCGGCGATTGAATTCACTTGTAATCAAGAGTGCATCAATGTTTCGTTCATTCAAAGATTCGCGTAAACGGTCAATTTTTGTCATGTTTATTTCCCTCTCCCCATTCGATAATTGTCCAATGCATCCATGGCCATTTCGTACCCTAGGAAACCAAAACCTGCGATCTGACCCAACGCTTCAGGAGCGATGACGGACGTATGCCGGAAGGATTCCCGTGCATGGATGTTGGAAATATGCACTTCAATGAAAGGTATGTCCACCGCTGCCACGGCATCACGGATGGCGTAGCTGTAATGGGTGAATGCACCCGGGTTCATGATGATTCCGGCTGCCCCTTCGTCTTCAGCGCGATGGATCCAGTCGATCAGTTCCCCTTCATGATTGGACTGGTATGCTTCTATTGCATATCCCATGGCGCTTGCTTTGTGGCCCAATCGTTCTTCCAGGTCGGCAAGGGTCTCGCTACCATAGATACCGGGCTCCCTTTTTCCGAGCCTGTTTAAATTCGGTCCGTTCAATATCAGGATCGTTTTCTGCATATGTATTCCCCTAAAAAAATAGAATGTTCATCATGAACATTCTATCATAAAGCTATGCTGATACCTACAAAATTGTCTGATAACGATCCCTCACTGGGAAACTTGGTCTGTACTCCCGTGTTTCGCCCTCAGCTCATTTTCCTCATACGAAATGGAATAACCGACAAAGACGCCGTACAGGATATAGAGACACAGACTGGTCACGAATGTATCCAGACCGATTTTCATCAGTGAGCCGATGCTCGGGAACAATGGGTACAGGACGAGGAAGAATAACAGGAACAGAGCCACCCCGTATGCCGCACCTACCCACATGGATTTGAACTTTCTCAGTATGGCATAGTAAACGAAAGCCACCCCGATGGAAATGATTCCGTATGCGAGGATGGCCAAGACCATCCCGATCCACTTGTCGACCCAGTCCCCCGCCGCCCATGGTTCAAAGATGACGGTCGGTTCGATTTTCGTAAAAGAGAAATAATAGCACAGATATGCGATGGCGCTCCAGAATATGCCCCCCATGAATCCCGTGATGACGACGAGTGCCGCAAAAGACAGGGGCTTTTCGCTCTGATTTTGCTCGAGTCCAGGATCCTTTTTGCTCTCTGCACTTCCTTCTTGAACCTTTTCATGCTGTCCTTTTTCTTCTGCCATTAGTATCACCTCCGTCGTAGTATGTCCGAAACGAAAAGGCTCATGCGAGAAAATCGGTGCTCTTTCTAGTGCTTTCTTTCATTTTTTAGTAAAATGGATATACGCCCGAATGATCGGGAACATCGTACCTTTGTTTTTTAAAAATAGTAGGTTAAAAAATGTTAAATCGGTCTAAACTATACGTATAGAATGAAAGTCTGCATATATGGTAAGGAGGTGGCTTTGTTGAACGCTCGTAACCTATTCGTCTTTTCCCTTATGATACTCGCCGCGGTGGGACTTGGTTCCCTTCTCATCGGCAATCCCCTGGGTCTTTTGCGACAGATCTTAGTGACTGCCGCCGTGATCGGTATCATCTACTTCATTTACCGCAAGTGGTTCAGCGGTCGCCGTACAGGCAGTAACAACGAGCAAAGAGCGTTTGTTAAAGCGGCCAAAATGTCCAAAAAGAGGCATAAGCGTAAGCCTGCCAGTAAGCCTCAAGTCTCAAACGTGTCAAAGAAACGTCCGGTGCGAAAGAAATCCAGCGCCAATCTGACGGTTATAGAAGGCAAAAAAAGCAAAAAGAACAACCGCGCCTCTTTTTAAAGGAGGAATGGTTGTTCTTTTTTTAATGCCAGTACTTCAGGAATTCAGCCGTCCTGGCCCTTCCAAACTCAATGAGCTCAGACTTTCGTGACCCATCCAACTCAAAATCGGTGGTCATGACTCCTTCTGTCGGGATGAACACGATATTCCGCTCGTGTTTCCGGGAGATATAGCGGGCGTCATGGGCATCCCTCATGGTTGTGAATAAAGCCTGATACAGCTCAATGGCATTTTTGATCACTTTCTTAGGCTGATCAGTCAGATCGTGACTCAGCTTCACCCCAAGAACAGGTCTCTCTGATTTGTTTGTCTCTTTGTCGAACAGCCACATAGGAAAGTTGCTCAGGACTCCACCATCCACGGTGATGCTTGTTCCCTCGAGGGATTTCAACTTCACCGGCTCAAAGAAAAAGGGGAGATTTGCACTCATCCGGATCGCTCTTGCAACCGGGAATGTTTCCTTCGGTATCCCGTAGCCATCCAGATCATCAGGAAGTACGATCATCCTTCCGTTGGAAAGATCCGATGCAATGACCCTGAGGGAATGTGGCGGCAGATCCGCAAACGTCTCGACCCCCTTCGCCTTAAGCTTCTCCCCGATCCACGCCTCTAAGGCTTTACCTTTATACAACCCCAGACGAAAATAGACCATGAACCACTTGATGATCGGCAAGGAAAATGGTGATGCATCCATGAACGTCTTTACGTCGACTTCATCCATCAGTTGCGCAATTTCTTTACTCGTATAACCGGCTGCGATGAAGGCCGATATGATCGCACCTGCACTTGTACCTGCCAACCGCTTGAATGTATAACCCTTTTCCTCCACCGCCTGATAGGCTCCTATGAGGGCAAACCCCTTTATGCCTCCTCCTGAAAATACGCCGTCAATTTCCATCCTTCTCCCCCTTTCATAGGGTGTTATTACATACCTAATGAAGAAAGATGGATTTTAGACGTCATTCATCGAAAGAATTCATTGATACCAAAAAGGGGAGCGGCACCCGTGTGCTTCTCCCCCTCTGCATGATTTTATTTCATATAGAGAGCCATCGGTAATGAAAAAAGCACGGATCAGTGTGCCAACAGCTCTTTAAATGCCTGAACATTCACATCAAAGTCCGGAACCGTTTGACTTTCTTCGGCAAACTTCACCTGTTTCACGACCATTTCATTGAAAGGAGTCGAAATGCCCTTGCCTTCTCCCAGTTTCGGTACAACCCCATTGATATAATCAATTTCGGTTTTTCTATTTTTCTCCAAATCCTGCAGCATGCTTGCGCGCAGCAATCTTGATGGCTCCATCACGGCCCTCAGTGTTTGAATGCGGGCTTCGATCTCATGTTCACTTTCCAACTCAAGGGATTCCACGTCAAATCCGCCCATTTTGGCAAAATGGACACCATTGGCATGTCCAACCTTGATGGTTTCATCTGCGATATGGACGGCACTGGTGATACCCGTTTCATCGTCGAGGACGTCTCCGTATTCACCGTTCAACGCAGCAGATAAACCACTGAAAGCATTGTTAATCAGTAGCTTCGACCATTTGGTCCCCACCAGATTATCGGAAATATGCGTGCCTCCTACAAGGTCCAGGATGGATTTGATTTCCTGGATCCTGTCAGTTGTTTCCCCGTTCAACTCGCCGATCTGAAACGCATACTGTTTGAATTGGCTAAATTCAGTTGTAAGATTCGATACACCCGGCTCTATGAATGTGGCACCGAATTCAACAGAACCCGCAATCACACGTTCTTTTCCGATAATGGAACCGACCACTTCTTCCGGTATTCCATTTTGCAGGGAACATACGACACTACCCTCATGTAAGAAAGGAAGAATCTCTTGTAAAATCGCTTCATTATACAATTGTTTGGTAAGAAGCAGGACCAAATCATAGGTCCCTGCTTTCTCCGCTGGGGTGATGGCTTTGACCCTGGCGTGAAATTCCGTCGTACCGATGACTTTGGCCCCTTCTTCATTCAGCCTGTCGACGTGTTCTTTATATGAATCAATCAGTTCTACATCCATCCCCCCGTGGGCAAGATATGCTCCGACGATGGTTCCGAGTGAACCTGCTCCCAATACTGCGATTCTCATGAAAATGTCCTCCTTATTTTTCCTCCAGATAGTTATATACCGGTTTTGCTGCATTCAATGTCAGGTCTGTCAGGATATGGGATGCCGATACTACTTCCAATACGGGAAGGTCGGCAAGCGGCGCCAGTGCGTGTTCGAATAATTGCAGTCTGGCAGGGCCGCTCCATGCCCCCTTCACGTTGATATCTGTTATCTGAGTGCGCACGAGATCGCAGATCCTGAGATTCCCTTCATAATCTGTTGCCATCTTGACCATGTAATTCGGCCGGCAGATCTCTTCAAGCGCTTCTTCCTTCGCCATTTCAGCATGCTTATACCCCATGGTGGCCGTTGCAACCCGGAGTGAACCATAATCCAGGGTCCCAACAAGGGTGTCGGAATCGACATAAAGCTTAGGATCGCCCAGCTTCTTTGGATACGCCGTCAGCTCCCTACCGCTCGCAATCGCTGGGAAATTGTCCACGTACATCGAGTGCACATAATCACCCTCTTCGCCGTTGAAGCGGACAGGGATGACCTGACCTGATTCTGTATATGCACCCAGACCAGTTACATCCGGCATCCACATGACCTCGAATTTCACGAGGGGCTCATTGATTTCCAGTGGTTCCGGGACCGCTTCACGCAATGCCTGTTCATCCGTCCGATAGAGAATCGTCAGGTATTCCCGGTTGATGAATTTGTAAGCCGGATAAGGATAAGCCGGTGCTGTTAATGGGGTTGTGAGATTTTTCGAAATGGTATTCACATCAATTTTCATCGTGATCGCACCTTCCATTCATAGTCAGTGAGGTTCACTGAACTGAACCTCTATCATGAGCTTACTCCTTCATTTACATTTAATCTAATACATAATAATATATGGATATATTTATCTCAGTAAATGTTTTGAAGGAGTATGATGGATGGAACTTCTACAACTCAAATATTTTCAGACCGTGGCCTATACCGAGCATATTTCTAATGCCGCCAAACAACTTAAGATTGCCCAGCCTTCCCTGAGTCTGACCATAAAACGACTGGAAGATGAACTGGGGACGTCCCTATTTGATCGGAAAGGGAGGAATATCCAACTGAGCTCTTCCGGTAAGATCCTTTTGAAACATGTGAACCGTATCTTTATTGA from Rossellomorea marisflavi includes the following:
- the spoIIIAG gene encoding stage III sporulation protein AG, with the translated sequence MNIDKGPIQALKEWFSKERPNPPPGKKGKKYQYVLIVLLLGVAFMLMSDLWVPKNDAVEVSSSPEEVPAFGSKESDTEQLMKEYEEHYKNQLKEALDQIVGVSEAHVVVNVEATESKVFEKNATQSNQKTDEVDKQGGERSIQESNKEEQIVIIRDGEKEVPIIKETKKPKVSGVLVVAKGADNIQLKKWIIEAVTRTLDVPSHRVSVLPKK
- the accB gene encoding acetyl-CoA carboxylase biotin carboxyl carrier protein; its protein translation is MLKIQEIREIIKLVDQSSVDEFTYEHEGSKIKLKKNAVQQVQAVQEVREPAVQAIQQAPAAAAPAPKQEAPAAEAPADQSNLHTITSPMVGTFYQSSSPESGAYVKLGSKVDENSVVCIVEAMKLFNEIEAEVKGEIAEILVKDGQLVEYGQPLFLVKPE
- the accC gene encoding acetyl-CoA carboxylase biotin carboxylase subunit; this translates as MIKKVLVANRGEIAVRIIRACRDMDIESVAVYSEADKEALHVQLADEAYCIGPKTSKDSYLNFTNIISVAKLTGCDAIHPGYGFLAENSDFAELCRECHITFIGPSPEAISKMGTKDVARETMREAGVPVVPGSKGIVKDAEEAVALAESMGYPVIIKATAGGGGKGIRVAKTEEELVKGVNITQQEAMTAFGNPGVYIEKFIEDFRHVEIQVMADNFGNVIHLGERDCTIQRRLQKLLEESPSPALNEEVRERMGDAAVKAAEAVDYTGAGTVEFIYDYNQQSFYFMEMNTRIQVEHPVTEQVTGVDLIKEQIRVASGEKLSLTQEDVTFNGWAIECRINAENPEKNFMPSAGRIEMYLPPGGVGVRVDSAAYPGYMIPPYYDSMIAKVISFGATREEAISRMKRALNEFVVEGVHTTIGFHLKLLEHETFVGGDFNTKFLEKYEIMKS
- the spoIIIAE gene encoding stage III sporulation protein AE, whose amino-acid sequence is MKTIQRTLVLILLIIFLFPATGQAEGNAEEDASLQDEMINEQIDHLGIDELKGYWTSIVDDYGGFLPESQKGSLIDFIKGEKEFSFKAWFTGLLHFAFQELMMNGKLLGTLILLTIFSMFLQSLQNAFEGGNVSKVAYGIVFMVLIIIALNSFHVAIDYTYEAITTMVNFIIALIPLLLALIAASGGLISAAFFHPVIIFLMNTSGILIKNVVLPLLFLSTLLSIVSTLSTHYKVTQLAQLLRTWSIGLLGAFMTIFLGVISVQGTTAAVSDGVSIRTAKFVTGNFVPVIGRMFTDATDTVISASVLLKNTVGIAGVAIILLIAAFPAIKILMIAFIYKLAAALLQPLGGGPVIECLDTISKSIIYVFAALAIVSFMFFLSITIIVAAGNITMMVR
- the spoIIIAD gene encoding stage III sporulation protein AD, producing the protein MEIIQIVGIALVSTFLALLIKEQKPNFAFLLIVFVGCSIFLFLIDQIYAIIHMLEKLAANANVNLVYVQTILKIIGIAYIAEFAAHITRDAGEGAIAAKVELAGKILILAMAIPILTVIIETIINMIPST
- the spoIIIAF gene encoding stage III sporulation protein AF, which codes for MSFLTEWITNIIVFILLATVIDMLLPSSNMKKYAKIVTGLILITIILTPLLKLFTTDFDAALASMDWKQSTSQSVENSIESKKKEIQASQRAYILEQMAVQMKNDAEKEMMDRHNKVIDSVSIQAEDLDRLPESITSVTVHLTEEKDDSVEAVQMVEIDSQDQKVSRKETEDNSGIASFLAEKWNLTQDQLIISVEGGNSSREYR
- a CDS encoding SpoIIIAH-like family protein; amino-acid sequence: MLLKKQTVWLLTMLSLVIVLSVYYITSPTQQATDFAAEDAKKGAKDKETSGDVEVVTDAAGNEMFEALRIEVNEKRDQMREELEAKVGDPEVSAEDKSAAYEEMENLKDSAMTEEVLETLIKTMGYKDALVRASAENVRITVKSDKEHSATEANEIIRLVKSEVGQLKPVAVEFQPNN